One genomic window of Quercus robur chromosome 6, dhQueRobu3.1, whole genome shotgun sequence includes the following:
- the LOC126689363 gene encoding uncharacterized protein LOC126689363, with the protein MDNVPSQHPYIQAASQFSQLAQFCYYHNKAIRLLLSVSALSILFSSFSLLLFLLLSFHAHHISTLPMKLFGYTIDKNYMFLLCNGLIIFIVKNSGLVGNSHSQSGDNLYLNEEHGIKNGHRQQSVPELSENKALDLDESKIVVMEFEEEQVIANRSLSLITVVGGGENELLTMLDEEEEDGFGLLSTEELNKRCDDFIRKMKEEIKFGAKQLVVV; encoded by the coding sequence ATGGATAACGTCCCGTCCCAGCATCCATACATCCAAGCTGCAAGTCAGTTCAGCCAATTGGCCCAATTCTGCTACTATCACAACAAAGCCATTAGACTCTTACTCTCAGTCTCAGCCTTATCTATCTTATTTTCTAGCTTTTCATTACTCCTTTTCCTTCTCCTCTCCTTTCATGCCCACCACATTTCGACTTTACCCATGAAACTCTTCGGCTACACAATTGACAAGAACTACATGTTCCTACTTTGCAATGGACTCATAATTTTTATAGTCAAGAATTCCGGTCTGGTTGGGAATTCTCATTCTCAATCAGGGGATAATCTTTATCTTAATGAAGAACATGGCATCAAAAATGGACATAGGCAGCAATCAGTACCTGAACTATCAGAGAATAAGGCATTGGATTTGGATGAAAGTAAAATTGTAGTTATGGAGTTTGAAGAGGAACAAGTAATAGCAAATAGGTCTTTGTCATTGATTACAGTAGTAGGAGGAGGAGAAAATGAGCTTTTGACTATGctagatgaagaagaagaagatggattTGGGCTACTGAGTACAGAAGAGCTAAACAAAAGATGTGATGATTTTataagaaagatgaaagaagaaatcaaatttGGAGCCAAACAATTGGTCGTAGTTTAG
- the LOC126689357 gene encoding 2-hydroxyisoflavanone dehydratase-like, producing MASIDKEVAIELLPFLRVYKDGSVERYLGSPIVPPSHEDPETGVSSKDITISEIPTISARLYLPKLTQPNQKLPILVYFHGGAFIVESAFSSDHHRYLNDLVSQGQVVAVSVEYRLAPEHSLPIAYEDSWAAFQWVASHSMDNYADKEPWLENHGDFKRVFVGGDSAGANIAYNMTMRAGIEGLNGGVKIVGTFLTHPFFWSSKPIGSECTVEHEKSLPCRLWEHIFPGAPDGIDNPKMNPLGPSAPSLARLGCSRLLVSVSEKDELRNRGVWYYNAVKESEWEGEVDLVEVEGEGHAFQIIKFGCENANNLNKRLVSFLLK from the coding sequence ATGGCTTCCATTGACAAAGAGGTGGCTATTGAGCTTCTTCCCTTCCTCCGAGTCTACAAGGACGGTTCAGTTGAGCGATATCTAGGCTCACCAATTGTGCCACCCTCACATGAGGACCCAGAAACAGGAGTGTCATCAAAAGATATCACCATTTCTGAAATCCCCACCATCTCAGCTAGGCTTTACCTCCCAAAACTCAcacaaccaaaccaaaaattGCCCATCTTGGTCTACTTCCATGGCGGAGCCTTTATTGTTGAATCTGCTTTCTCCTCTGACCACCATAGGTACCTCAATGATTTGGTCTCTCAAGGTCAAGTTGTTGCTGTATCAGTGGAGTATAGGCTAGCTCCTGAGCACTCGCTTCCCATTGCATATGAAGATAGCTGGGCTGCTTTTCAATGGGTTGCATCACACTCTATGGATAACTATGCTGATAAAGAGCCATGGCTGGAAAATCATGGTGACTTTAAACGAGTTTTTGTCGGCGGTGACAGTGCAGGAGCTAATATTGCCTATAATATGACCATGCGAGCTGGGATTGAGGGCTTGAATGGTGGCGTTAAGATTGTAGGAACTTTTCTAACTCACCCTTTCTTCTGGAGTTCAAAGCCAATAGGTTCAGAGTGTACAGTGGAACATGAGAAGTCACTCCCATGTAGGCTTTGGGAGCATATATTTCCGGGAGCACCTGATGGCATAGATAACCCAAAGATGAATCCATTGGGTCCAAGCGCACCAAGCTTAGCTAGACTTGGGTGTTCCCGGTTGCTTGTGAGTGTTTCTGAAAAAGATGAGCTGAGAAATAGGGGTGTTTGGTACTATAATGCAGTGAAGGAAAGTGAGTGGGAAGGAGAAGTAGATCTGGTTGAAGTGGAGGGAGAGGGTCACGCTTTCCAGATTATAAAATTTGGGTGTGAGAATGCTAATAATTTGAACAAACGGTTGGTTTCTTTTCTCCTCAAGTAA
- the LOC126689361 gene encoding 2-hydroxyisoflavanone dehydratase-like, protein MGSIAKEIDAKELEKEFLPFLRMYKDGTVERLLGTPYVPPSPLDPETGVSSKDITISLDPSISARLYLPKLNQTHHQKLPILVYYHGGGFCIESAFSSDHHRFLNSLVAQGQVVAVSVEYRLVPEHFLPNAYEDCWAALQWVASHVKDDNVVNKEPWLMNHGDFSRVFLGGDSAGANIVHNTAMRAGVESLHDGVKLVGAFLTHPYFWGSKPVRSEASEGHDKALPCLVWNFVYPNAPGGIDNPMINPFVETGAHSLAVLGCSRVLVAVAEKDELRDRGVYYYEELIKSKWEGEAELVQVEGEDHAFHVLNFETENAKTLIKRLASFLLK, encoded by the coding sequence ATGGGTTCCATTGCCAAGGAGATAGATGCCAAGGAGCTAGAGAAAGAGTTTCTTCCATTCCTCCGTATGTACAAGGATGGTACAGTTGAGCGACTTTTAGGCACTCCCTATGTGCCCCCATCGCCTCTAGACCCAGAAACTGGAGTCTCATCAAAAGACATCACAATTTCACTAGACCCCTCCATCTCTGCTCGTCTCTACCTCCCAAAACTCaatcaaacccaccaccaaaagCTTCCCATCTTGGTCTACTACCATGGCGGAGGCTTCTGCATTGAATCCGCCTTCTCATCTGATCACCATCGCTTCCTCAACAGTTTGGTCGCTCAAGGTCAAGTTGTTGCTGTGTCAGTTGAGTATAGGCTAGTTCCTGAGCACTTTCTCCCCAATGCTTATGAAGATTGCTGGGCTGCACTTCAATGGGTTGCATCACACGTCAAAGATGATAATGTTGTCAACAAAGAGCCATGGTTGATGAATCATGGTGACTTTAGCCGAGTTTTTCTTGGAGGTGATAGTGCTGGTGCTAATATTGTGCATAATACGGCAATGAGAGCTGGTGTTGAGAGCTTGCATGATGGTGTTAAACTTGTAGGAGCTTTTCTTACGCACCCTTACTTCTGGGGTTCAAAACCAGTACGGTCAGAGGCTAGTGAAGGACATGACAAGGCTTTGCCATGCTTGGTTTGGAACTTTGTATATCCAAATGCTCCTGGTGGTATTGATAACCCAATGATCAATCCATTTGTTGAAACTGGAGCACACAGCTTGGCTGTACTTGGGTGTTCTCGAGTGCTTGTGGCTGTGGCTGAGAAGGATGAGCTGAGGGATAGAGGCGTTTATTACTATGAGGAATTGATAAAAAGCAAGTGGGAAGGAGAGGCTGAGTTGGTTCAAGTTGAAGGAGAGGATCATGCTTTCCATGTCTTGAATTTTGAGACTGAGAATGCAAAGACTTTGATCAAACGCTTGGCTTCTTTTCTCCTCAAGTAA